The genome window GCTTTCCAGTTATCTAAGCGGGGGGTTGCGTGTTATAGCCATGTCTCGCATACCGCGTTATGGGAATTGAATGAGCGGCTTATGCAGGCCAAGAATGTTGGCTAAGCTGTCAATGAGCTGAAAACATCAGACAAAAGGATTCGATCTGTCTAATCTGCGCTGAGCGAAAAAAACCGCCAGAAATGGCGGTTTTTTATGGCCTTGAACATCAGACGCCACAATTTGTATCAGAAAATAGGAAAGACGAACTATTTCATTGATCGCAAATAAATGGCGACACAATCTTTATTTTATTGCAGGTATTTACATACATCATCAATGTATTAATTGGAAGCAACGATAAGCCAATGTTGATCAGGGTAATCATTTCCTTTAAACATTACTAAATTTCCATTGCTATCTGCGATAACGGATCCAGAGTGTGATTTATTGCTAAATTTATATGCGCCATTACCGTCTGATATTATGTCCCAATATTGATCAGGATAATCCGTGCCTAAGAACACAGCTGGCTTGTCATTGCTGTCTGCTATTACTGCACCCAGATGAAAGGCGTTCATTAATTTATATCCATTGCTTCCAAAATCCAGAATGTACCAATATTGATCAGGATAATCAGCTCCTTGAAACAACACCAAACTTCCTGAGTTGTCGGCAAGCAAGTTCCCAGAATTCTTATTTACAAACTTGTAACGTTCTGCGGCAGTAAAACTCATGATACACTCCAAGTAAAATTGAAATAATGGTTAAAATAAATTTAGTGACATTAAATATCAGAAAATCTCATCAGAAAGAAACGCTGATTTTTTTCAAGATATATACCAAATAATAACTGGCGTGGAAGATTGTTTTGGCTCCTCTCCAAAGCCCTGATTGGGGCTATATGACGGCACAAAGGCGTTTCCACAACAGTTATAAAAGTACACTTATAGTATAATTAAAAATTATGAGCGGTATAACTGTTAACTTTGACAGGTTGTTTTTAATAAACAGTTCTGCTATAGAAAGTTCAAAATACGAGACAAAATGAGGCGAATTGTCTCATGTTAAAATGGGCGGCTCAGGCGCGGCGCGGGTTGTAGCGCCCCTTTCACACCCCAACATGAGACATATATGGTCGCCCCGGTTTTGCCAAGCGTTCATTTGATGAAGGCGGTTTCAGATAAAGATTGCTGCCATATATTCGGACTTAATCGAGGCCGTCGCCTCTGTCCCTGATGGAATGCGCTGACCGAATCCTCAACAAAATGGCGCACTCAAACGTGCCTTGTCTCATTCAGGTTTATTCGGTCACGGTCTGACCTGTCTTGCCATCATAACAATGATTGCCTGTGCAATCGGTGGAGTTAACCCTCTTCTTTAAGCTTAATTTATCTAAAATCAATCCGTTCTATTACACAGCGACTGCCGCCACGGAGTAATCTGGCTGAAATTCGCTTTCGTGTGCCAGCAGCGCCCAAACAATGCGGGCATTCTTGTTGGCCAGCGCCACCGTTGCGATATTCTTGTTTCGCCTGTCCACTATCCGAGTGAGCCAGCCATTGGCTTGCTCAAGCCTGTGCTCCGAGACCCTTATCACGGCGCGCGCGCCGTGGATCAACAACGTTCGGAGGTAGGTGTCGCCACGCTTGCTGATGCCACGCAGGGTTTGTTTTCCTCCGCTGGAATTTTGACGAGGAACAAGACCCAGCCACGCCGCCAGTTGTCGGCCATTCTCGAAGTTTTTGGCGTCGCCAATCGAGGCCACCAAGGCGCTCGCTGTGATCGGGTCTATGCCGGGGATTTTCTCCAATTTCTTGCTGGCATCATTCCCTCTGTGCCACACCTGTATCTGGGCATCCAGTTCATCAACTTGCCGGTCAAGCTCCTTGAGATGCGTTCCCAAGCGCTCTATCAGCTGACGAAAGGCATCCGGCAATTCATTATCGCCGTCTTCCAGAATTTCCGGCAGTCGTCTGGCGATATAGCCAATACCCTTGGGTATAACAATTCCGTATTCGGCCAATAGTCCTCGAATCTGATTGGCCTGTGCCGTTCGCGCCTTGACGAAACCCTGGCGTGCCCGGTGCAAACCGAGCACCGCTTGCTGCTCACCCTCTTTGATAGGAACGAAGCGCATGTTTGGTCTGCTCACCGCCTCACAAATCGCCTCGGCATCCGCAACATCATTTTTGTTCGTCTTCACATAAGGCTTGATGAATTGTGGAGCCATTAACTTGACCGTGTGTCCATGCTCCTTGAGCTTTCTGGCCCAGTAATGTGCACTTCCGCAGGCTTCCATTCCGATTAAACACGACGGAAGGTTGTAATGGTCAACAAAAACCGGACACCTGTTCAGGCAGCGTTTCTATAAAATTCCCGCTCGAATTCGAGTGGGGACTGGTAGCCCAATGTTGAGTGTGGTCGAAGGCCATTATAAAAAGCCAAATAATCGATCACACTCAGTTTTGCCGCCGCTTGGGTCTTGAATTTTTCGTAGTTGAGCTGCTCATGCTTCAAGCTGCGAAAAAAACGTTCGGTCGGCGAGTTGTCCCAGCAGTTCCCTTTGCGGCTCATACTCTGTTCCATCTTCATCACGTCTAAATGCCGGCGATATTCCCTGCTCGCATACTGGCTGCCACGATCCGAGTGATGCAACAGACCGGGTGGCGGTTTGCGGCGCCAGAAGGCCATTTGCAAGGCCTTGACGCACAGCGAGGCCCGCATGTGATCATCAATCGCCCAGCCCACGACTTGCCGGGAAAACAGATCGATGACCACCGCGACATAAAGCCAGCCTTCTAGGGTCCACACGTAGGTGATATCTGTCGTCCATACTTGATTGGGCTTGCCAACCTGGAATTGCCGGTCCAAGCGGTTGGGCGAAATGGCCTCGTTATGGTTGCTATCGGTAGTGACTTTAATTCGCCTGGGATAGCGCACCTTCAAGTTTAAATCTCGCATGATGCGCCGCGTTTTAAAACGCCCAACGACAAAACCTTGTTTTTGCAGTCGATCCGCTAAACGACGCGAACCAAAGCACTGTTTATTGTCGATGAAAATCTGCCTCGCTTTCTCGGCAAGCTTTTGATCTTGTTGATCCTTATCACTGTCCTGCGGGGCTTTTAACCACTCATAATATGCACTGCTACTCACCTGCATCACTCGGCAGAGCACGGTCACTGGATACGTCTTCTGTTGCGCCTGAATAAACCCGTACTTTATTCGGCTTCTTTCGCAAAGAAGACTGCGGCCTTTTTTAAGATTTCACGCTCCATGCGTAATTGTTCAATTTCCTTGCGCAAACGAATCAATTCATCGTGATCCCCCAGATTCAAGCCTGGCTTTTTCGTCGCAGACTCATTGCCGGAAGGCTTGCGTTCCGCCCGCACCCAGCGTCCCAGGGCACTTAATGATATGCCCAAATGATCGGCAGCCTGGTTCAGGCTGTAGCCTTTTTCAAGAACCAGCTGGGCGGCATCTTGCTTAAATTCCAGACTGTATTTGGGGCGCTTGTGTTTTTTCTCGTTTGTCTTCATGCTCACCTCTGCTGACAGTATAAATTCTGCCTTTGGAAGTGTCCGGGTTCATTAAACCATTACAGGTTGGCAAAAAACGGCAGCAATTGCGCACGTTTCAGCTGTTTTTTCAAACTCGCCTTACCTCGTTCATCAACGCCATGCACCTGGAATACATTTTTTGCCAGATCAATGCCTACTGTAGTAATGTTCATGGTCGTCGCCCTTTCTGTTTTGTGGACTAAACGAACGCCCACTTTGGCACATGCGATGCCGTTTAGGGAGGGGCGACCATTCCATTAAAATGAACGACGAGCGAAAACTAGTTATGCGAAGTACTCCGCATCAGCGTTCTGGGCCACCCACGCTCAAGGCCAAACCTGAAGCGAAAAACAAATCTTGTGCGGCGAAGACGTGAACCTTGTTGATCTGTCTCGCCGGATTGACGAATGACTTGCCAACTTGAGTCCAGTTTCTGGCGACATCGCCGGTTTCTTCAATAAGTTCATGTTAAGCCGAGGAAAGCGGAGGCGCGCCTTTTTCACCAGCGCCGCCCGGAAATTCAATACATACTGTGTCAGCGGCATATCTGTATTGTTTCACGACAAGTACCTCGCCCGAGGTCGTCCTGTGATCAGGTGTTTTTGCACTTGTAACGCTCGGTATCCTTTTTTGATGTCCGGTCTGGGTTTTCCCGAAGATAGGTGCCTGATTATTGTGGTCGGCCAATAATTGCGACTGTCGTGTATCGAACCTCCAACAAACCATCGGTTGCAAAGTCATGAAATATCTTGCTAACCAGATGACCAATCTCACAACCGGATGGCGAATCTCTATCCGGTATGAATGACCTGGAAAATACCAGGCTCAACAGTCCGTTCTCGTTCAACAAATGTTCATGCGGGCAGGAAAATTCTGTCGGGACAGTGGCTCCAAAAAACTTGAGAACATTGCGGCGCTCCTCATGAGCCACGAGTGCGGCGCGCCTGGCTCCGCCATACCTGGCAAATAGCTCGTTCAGCGCGACATGGAGTGGATCGATCTGCACCCGGTCGTTCCAGATCAGCGCAACCTGTCCATCTTGACGAAGCACGCGCATGCACTCGGCCTTTGCCCTGTCGATCTCGAACCAATGGAATGCCTGCGCCGCGGTAATCAAGTCAATAGATGATGCTCCCAGAGGCATTGATTCCGCACAGCCGTCAACACTTCGATAGCCCTGAAACTGATTGAGTAATTGATCCGCGGCCCTTCTCATCAATGCGTTCGGTTCAACGGCAACGACACTGAACCTGCGTTGAAGGAATCCGCGCGTAAGTAAGCCGGTGCCGGAACCGATGTCGGCTACTGTGGCATCGGCGCAAAGATTGCCTGCGACGCGGAGCGTTTCGAACAGCGTCGCCGGATAGTCCGGGCGCGATGCCGTGTAGTCAGCCACTTTTGCGGAAAATATTTCACCAACGCCGCCTTGCGGCTCGTAAAGTGATCGTAGCTTGGCCCCGGGGAGTCAGCATTCATTATTGTTAGCCAAGCACGGCCTCATAGCGAACCTCCCTCAAGGCCTTTCCATTACGCTCGAACACCCTTTCTGAGCAACGACCGGATGAAAACCCGGCAGCGCGATAGAATCGTATTGCCCGTTCGTTTTCTGC of Candidatus Methylospira mobilis contains these proteins:
- a CDS encoding transposase, which gives rise to MKTNEKKHKRPKYSLEFKQDAAQLVLEKGYSLNQAADHLGISLSALGRWVRAERKPSGNESATKKPGLNLGDHDELIRLRKEIEQLRMEREILKKAAVFFAKEAE
- a CDS encoding class I SAM-dependent methyltransferase, with translation MADYTASRPDYPATLFETLRVAGNLCADATVADIGSGTGLLTRGFLQRRFSVVAVEPNALMRRAADQLLNQFQGYRSVDGCAESMPLGASSIDLITAAQAFHWFEIDRAKAECMRVLRQDGQVALIWNDRVQIDPLHVALNELFARYGGARRAALVAHEERRNVLKFFGATVPTEFSCPHEHLLNENGLLSLVFSRSFIPDRDSPSGCEIGHLVSKIFHDFATDGLLEVRYTTVAIIGRPQ
- a CDS encoding IS3 family transposase, with protein sequence MKYGFIQAQQKTYPVTVLCRVMQVSSSAYYEWLKAPQDSDKDQQDQKLAEKARQIFIDNKQCFGSRRLADRLQKQGFVVGRFKTRRIMRDLNLKVRYPRRIKVTTDSNHNEAISPNRLDRQFQVGKPNQVWTTDITYVWTLEGWLYVAVVIDLFSRQVVGWAIDDHMRASLCVKALQMAFWRRKPPPGLLHHSDRGSQYASREYRRHLDVMKMEQSMSRKGNCWDNSPTERFFRSLKHEQLNYEKFKTQAAAKLSVIDYLAFYNGLRPHSTLGYQSPLEFEREFYRNAA
- a CDS encoding RICIN domain-containing protein produces the protein MSFTAAERYKFVNKNSGNLLADNSGSLVLFQGADYPDQYWYILDFGSNGYKLMNAFHLGAVIADSNDKPAVFLGTDYPDQYWDIISDGNGAYKFSNKSHSGSVIADSNGNLVMFKGNDYPDQHWLIVASN